Genomic segment of Oncorhynchus keta strain PuntledgeMale-10-30-2019 chromosome 12, Oket_V2, whole genome shotgun sequence:
AATTATTTGATTACTCTGATGGGAGTTGGAGAATAACCAGATTTTTCCAAACGTTTTTGGCGATGACTCATCTTAGATGTTTAAACATGTATTTTAAGTAAGATTAGACAACAGAGACTCCGCATAACCCACCTACCTGAGAGAAGATGATGCACCTGTACCTGAGAGAGAATTATCTTAATTCAGGGCTAGTTGATAAAAGGGAGGACATGGGTGGGTGGTCCAGTATCAGTTCCTTACCTGAGTGCGATGGAGGTCCCGTTGACAGATCCAGAGTAGTGTCTGGTGGGGCCAAAGCTCCCCTGGCGTACGTATCTCTCATCACCACAACACAGTATCATGAGGAAGGCCCGTCTGAAGGCCCGGTTCAGGAAGGCGTAGAGAAAGGGGTTAAGGCCAGAGTTAATATAGCCAAGCCACAGCCAGGCGGTCCACATCTGCCAGGGCACACTGTAGTGGATGAAGGGGTCCACCACGTTGGTGATGAAGAAGGGGGCCCAGCAGAGACAGAAGCAGCCCATGATGACAGCCAGGGTCTTGGCAGCCTTGGTCTCTATGCGCATGCGACTAGAGCCCTGCTGCTCAGAGCTGAGGTAGTGCTGGGGGGGCGCCGAGTAGGGGGTGGAGCCTGCCCGCTGCAGCGTGCCAATCTGCCGCACGTGGCCCATGGCAGTGACGTAGATGCGCTGGTAGGCCAGGACCATGAGGCTCAGGGGTACGTAGAAGGCCACGGCGGAGCAGATGAGAGCATACGGACGGTTCACCACGAATACACAGTTGGTCTCGTTGCTGTTGCCGCTAAACTTCCTCTGCTCTATCTGAAGGCAGCGTGCAGAGAGAACAATCCATTAACAAGCCGATCCACATACAGGAAGAGACATGCACATTCTGTAGTATCCACATTTGCAATAGTTACACACATGTTTCTCATTCAACCAAAAGTATATAAATAGAGAGAGTGCAACGACTAACTACCTAATGCCCATTTCCTGACTCTCTTATAACAAACTTCGAACAGGTATTATTTGTGTTCATAAACTGGTAGCTGTGGATTGTGCTCAGCACTGACTTACAGTAGGTCTCAGAGCACGAGGCTGTATGCCTGGTGTTTATGTCTGTCTATGTAAATGGTATTAGTAGCTTTAGTCTTATGAGTATTGAGTGCATGGAGAAGGCCTCCATTTGACAGAGGGAAGTTTTTTCAGGTGTTAAAGGTGAAACAATGAGTCATAGTGCTGTTTTTAGAACTAGAAAAGGGCTTGCGTAAGTTTGCTCTCCCCAAAGAACATGATGCTTGAACTGACTACTACATCCCCATCCCATGAATTTGAAATATGTTATGCTTGTTGGTTTAACCATGTGTCCTTCACTTAACATGTGTCCTGTTCACATTTTCAAGGATCAACAAAATTTAGTATTTAGTATAAAAAGGATTTAGATGTAATGAATAAGACTAAAGAGCAAGCCACTGCCTGTAGTAAAaccatcagacagacaggaagaccatAGCTGCTTATAGACTTACAATGTCCTCTATGCCGATGGTGTGCCAACTTTGCATGATGGGAAGGAAGGAGATGAAGGAGGGGATGACCCAGCATCCTCCCAGCATCAGGGCCACTCTCAAGGGCGTCATTTTATTCCGGTACACCAGCGGTTGGCAGCAGATTGCGTAGTACCTATCAATAGAATATAACAACATTATAACAACATTATAACAACATCCATAACATCATAGATTCAACTGAGGTAAAAAAAACATAATCTATTGATGGTGTTTTTCTGAATTCTATCTACAGGCCACAAATATCTACCTAATATGTACATTTCAAAATATTGCCAGTGATGACTCATTCCTAATTCCGTATTCTTTAAAATAATCTCATGACTTGCATAACCAAATAATAAACAACAATCACATCCTATTGAATTCACCATGTATGGTGGCTTTAGCCCTTAGTACATATTTTGGTATGTACATATTAGGTAGATATTTGTGGACAATAGTGTCCAAAATATTAGCaacaccttccaaatattgagttgcacccacttttgtcctcagaacagcctcaattcgtcagggcatggactctacaaggtgtcgaaagtgttacacagggatgctggcccatgttgactccaacacttccacagttgtgtcaagtttgctggatgtcctttgggtggtggaccatttttgatacacacgagaaactgttgagtgtgaaaagcattgcggttcttgacacactcaatcTGGTGCGGcttgcacctactaccatatcctgttcaaaggtacttaaatcttttgtcttgccaattcaccctctgaatggcacacatacacaatccatgtctcaattgtctcaaggcttatgaatatatattttttacctgtttcctccccttcatctacgctgattgaagtggatttaataagtgacatcaataagggatcatagctttcacctggattcacaaGCAGTGACTCATCACTTCATACgctactttaaaaaatataagTATAATTCTAATGACCAATCAGGCCTCTTGTCACGACTCATGTCTCATATTTCCACCCAGGGAAGCTAAAAGAATGATTGGTCCTGTGGAGAAGCAGAAATCATATTTGTGTTTGGAGTGAGGGGCTGAGCTAGCAGGTGACTCACTGCAGTGGCTTTTCACTGTATGGTGCAGGACAAGACAACATAGCTGCTCATCTGTCAGCCATGACAGGCTGCCATATGCTATGGACAAAGGACAAAGAGGTGCTCGAGGGCCATCCAAGGCACATGCTAATTCTAATACAGCTGGGTGCTAACAGAGGCGTAGGGCTATTAGGCCGAACGGATGCATCAAGGTGAATGGGATAGGCGCGTGGAAAAAGTTTGCAATAGCTGGCTGACATATTTACAATTGTTTACATGAGTAAAGGTATGTTTTTCACTATATTCATTGCTCACCTGTCCAGTGCTATACAGCACAGGTGTAGGATAGATGCAGTGGTCAGCAGCACGTCCAGTGAGGTCCGAACCAGACAGAATATCTCCCCATACCGCCACTGACTTGTGGTCAACTCAATGGCTGCAAACGGCATGACAACCACAGCAACCAGGAGGTCTGCAAACGCTAAAGACACTATGAAGTAATTGGTCTTCTTTTTCCTAGAGGGAGACGAGGAACAAAAACATTTTGATTTATTTCCAGAAAGGCACATGAGTTTAATGTAAAGATAATTCTATTTTTGTTATCTGTTAGAATTGTCAACTGATCTGCACAAGACAGAACAAACCTTTTTTCTCTCTAATTACCCTTTAATACCATATCGCTAAACATAAAACATGACAGAAAGGATGCCAGTGCCGGATGTAAAAACAGCTACTTAATTTGTCTCCAAATAGCTAGGAAGTggcctgttcatcagtctgtccaTCACACGCCCTACTTCAATTGAATTCTGATCAATCATCTTTTGATGCATCATTtcatatacagaaccagtcaaaagtttggacacacctaatcattcaagggtttatttttactattttctatattgtagaataatagtgaagacatcaaaactatgaaataacacatatggaatcatgttgtaaccaaagaagttttaaacaaatcaaaacatattcttcaaagtagccaccctttggaagctttgcacacgcttggcattctctcaaccagcttcatgaggtagtcacctgaaatgattttccaacagtcttgaagaagttcccacatatgctgagcacttgttggctgcttttccttcattctgctgtccaactcatcccaaaccatctcaattgggttgagaacgggtgattgtggaggccaggtcatctgatgcagcactccatcactctgcttcttggtcaaatagccctgacacagcctGTAGGTGAGTTTTGGGTCATTGcttgtatttcttggcccaagcaagtctcttcttcttattggtgtcctttagtagtggtttatttgcagcaattcaaccatgacggcctgattcaagcagtcccctctgaacagttgatgttacgatgtgtttgttacttgaactctgtgaagcatttatttgggctgcaaactGAGGTATCGTTAATTGACGATACCtggggctggtaactctaatgaacttatcccctgcagcaaaagtaactctgggtcttccgttCCTGTGGCAGtcttcatgagagacagtttcatcataacacttgatggtttttgcgactgcacttgaagaaaattcttgaaattttccgtattgactgaccttcatgtcctctaaagtaatgatggactgtcatttccctttgcttatttgagttgttcttgccataatatggacttggtcttttaccaaatagggatatcttctgtataccacccctaccctgtcacaacacaactgattggctcaaacgcattaagatgaaataaatgatgatgaacttcacagagtGGTGAAAGTGCAAATATTGAAGGTCtcattctggtgacatgatgatcgatccTTGGCcgccgtttgacaaataaaaataatcataTTATTTTACCATAATAATCTCAGCATGTAAACTAtacgtgcgctctagccaacagcattCAATCTGTACCCTGTgcgctgttggctagagcacacgtGCCAAACCCAGAGTGAGCACACTCACTATATAAAGCAACATTTTTCATGAGAAAACAATCAGTAAAGTTGAAAATGCCATTTAACTTGTAGTTTTTAtccggtacatgggaatttaacagtatttttatgtgcactacatcatcacagcctttttgggatcccgagtggcgcagcggtctaaggcactgcatctcagtgctagaagcgtcactacagaccctggttcgatcctgggctgtatcacaaccggccatgattgggagtcccataaggcggcgcacaattggcccagcgccgtccgggttcgaccggggtaggccgtcattgtaaataagaatttgttcttaactgacttgcctagtttaataaaggttaaataaaattaaaattaaatgtatCTGCAATAAGTCAATTTGATagaaacatctctggtgggaaaattgTCAATGGTTGTATCctgattttagaatatttgcatgaaaatctatTGTCAATTGGATGAATAAACACACTCTAAAGAGGTCACATTTTTTCCTCTGACAACTTTTATTTGACAGAATGTGACTTACATGTAAACAGGAAGTGTGCTTACCGCAGTTGTCTGTCCTTGCAGAGCGCCACCATCACCAGCAGGTTCCCCAGAAcagtcatgatgatgatgatggtgaggaaGATGGTGAGAATGATCCTCTCCAGCGAGTTAAGCACTTGGTCCGTGTTTGCCACTTCATCGACTGAACTACACAATCAAACAATGATGGTTATTgagttcatcatcatcatcacatcatttcAAATGTGACTAATGAATACAGTAATGCATTAGATACAAGCACAACTCAATCATAACACATGTATAAATGAAGACCTTTCatagaaaaatatataattttctgAGTGGCCTTTAGATGTTTAATGTTAAACATCACATGTTCCACTGTGTGTTCTTACTGTTCAGGTGGGTGTGATTCTGTTGCCATCACTGTTCATCTGCATGGAGTTCGCTAGAGGAGAGTCCTCCACACAAAATGCTGTGgccctgaggacaaacacaaccAGGCCCATTCATCACAGCTCCAATACAAACACTGTGAATTATTCAAGTCTACAGCTCTAATCCTGTATGATGGTAATGTTACCCACTCTAAACCTGTCTCGTACACATGTAACAATGGCTGTTTAGAGGACTTCTTTATCAGTTTTCAATATTATTAACTCAGAAGTCCAGGAAAGTGGTGTTGTCTTATAGCAAACAGTTACAAAGTTCCTGTCATAACCCACCATATCTAAAGTGTGTGAAGTTTACCTCATGTTACAGTATCATGGTCCCTATGTCAACATAGTTGAGAATCCCCATCTATGGTCAACGTTTGGCCAACAGTTTTCTTACCACAAGTAAACTTCCTTGAAGCAGACTTGAGATAGGACAGCTACAATAGATAACCAGTACAGTCTGAGAATGGCTTGAATCCAGGGTCTGGATCCCTCAGACTTTAACAAAACAATAGTGAAAGAGCAAACAGAGGCCAGTGGTTGCATGTATCTGCACAGCGTGCTTATGACCCACAAATCTCCCCTCCACACAAAGCTTAGGGGCATGAcagcacacatagacacacaagcACACGTGTGCACTgtgcacccccacacacaccttaCAGAACAAACACAACCCACACAGCCAGTGGAATGAGACAATATTTGCCATATCTGTATGTCAACGGCATAAAAGAGAGCAGAGAAAGTTCAGACAATGGCACTATTTTCTTTAACCCAGTACTTCCCTAGATTTTCCGATCATAAATGTGTCATTTGTTAGACAGGGAGTTGAGTTGAACAGGAAGATTTCCTTACACAACATGAGGAAGGGAGAAGGGTTTTGGCACATTATTATGAACATGGAGTCCTCTGTGGCCAAATCACACCTCAGCCTCCGGAGAGGGAGCAGTGGGTCCAGATCACACAGGAGTGCTCTGCCTGGAGCCCCTGCTGGATAAATACATGCGGAGAGTGAGAGTGAGGTGGGAGCATGCTGAGATCCAAGTGGGTAAATACATGAGAGGACTGAGGTGTATGCTATTCTAGAAGACTCCTCATTCCAATGGAGATCACACTCTTAAGCACAGCTCTTCAAAACAAAGGCATGCCTCCCATATTGGATTTCTCCATAATCTGCCAGGCTTCAGTACTCCATGAATTTTGAAGCCTCAGAGTGGGATGACAGTCCGACAGCTTCTGATGGAATGATGGACCATACCAGAGCAATTATATCCTCAGAAGTTACATTTATAAGCATGTAATCACATTGGAATGACTGTCATTCTATAGCATTCCAAGAGTTGTCTAAAAAATGTAGGTAAATAAATATACAATCATTTGACACTGTCTTCACAAATCACAGTTTGAGATCGAGTTATCCTTAATCCTAAACTGGAACATAAAGTACACATCTTACAAAGAGAAGACGCATTCCAGGAACATAAACACTTGACTTGGCGATGGCATCACAGTCTATTTCACAATGCTCACATTGAGTCCTCGAAACACTCTCTCTGGGAATTTTATTCATGTAAGGCTTTTCTTTTGTGTTCAAATACTTCAGAGAAGTATATTAACTTCTCATTCCAAGGCTTTGAGGCAAAGAAACACAGTCATGTTTCAGCATAAAAACAGTCTGAAGCCATTGAAATGAATAGCTTGTCGGAGTCAAGTTCTCAGCAAGCACTTCAATAGTTTAGAACAGGAATGTCAAGCAGAATGTATCCAAAGCACTGCAATCCTGTGATATAACTGCCATCCTTGCAATTACAAGAACCAAGATATTTGCAGATGATTATGCCATGAATACAAATACAACTTACTGTAAAAGCCTTGAATGAATCCCAATTCATTTACCAGTGCCTCCATATAAATAATTAGCAAGTAGATACTCCAAAACAACTTCACACATAATTTCACAAATCTTGCTTTAAAAGGTCTGGCATGCTGTGGATTTACatgcgaggaggaggaggagggtaaaaTCTGGCCACTGGCAGCTTGGACTCCTCCATGACACCACTGTAGTGCTCTCGTTGCTCAATGGACGAGGTTCCTCCTATCATATCCACAACTAATACATTCCAGAAAACACTAACAGACATTTTATTGAAAAGCACGTTGCTTGTCTTTGAAAAttgtaatatacactgagtataccaaacattaggaacaccttccgaaTAATGAGTTGCTTTATCGACACtaattgaagtgaatttaacaagtgacatcaataagggatcataactttcacctggattcacctggtcagtctatgtcatggaaagagcaggtgttcttaatgtttagtacactcagtgtagttCAACTGGTATTggataaataaaatacaattgtttACTACTAAAATCCATGAAAATAACACTTGTTGCCTTTGTTCATTTTCATCCGTGGTCCCAGAATAAAAATAAAGGATTTCAAATCTGGGCAATTCACTTTCCAGTGTGTTCAGGGCATACTTTTGTCCCAACAAATTCAGCCAAGGAGCCGAGTTTAACTCAGACAGACATGCCTGAAGAGAAATTGAAGGGAATTTTAGAAatagcatacttacaaagtttgTTCAAGAACCAATATATATGAGCTCCTCGAGAATCCAAATAACTAAATCAGAGATCCCTGATACGTTAAACACCTGCCACCATCACAATTCTGAGTTATTGAGAAGGACTAAAACAGATTCATtgaatacagtacattacacaacATTAGTGGAGGAATAACAAACAGTTCTGACAAATTCTGCTCGCATAATCAGATCTGACACCTTC
This window contains:
- the LOC118380884 gene encoding 5-hydroxytryptamine receptor 4-like, with protein sequence MATESHPPEHSVDEVANTDQVLNSLERIILTIFLTIIIIMTVLGNLLVMVALCKDRQLRKKKTNYFIVSLAFADLLVAVVVMPFAAIELTTSQWRYGEIFCLVRTSLDVLLTTASILHLCCIALDRYYAICCQPLVYRNKMTPLRVALMLGGCWVIPSFISFLPIMQSWHTIGIEDIIEQRKFSGNSNETNCVFVVNRPYALICSAVAFYVPLSLMVLAYQRIYVTAMGHVRQIGTLQRAGSTPYSAPPQHYLSSEQQGSSRMRIETKAAKTLAVIMGCFCLCWAPFFITNVVDPFIHYSVPWQMWTAWLWLGYINSGLNPFLYAFLNRAFRRAFLMILCCGDERYVRQGSFGPTRHYSGSVNGTSIALRLSFLPNGSYSDNSRRILSNELESQDSMGGLSIAQR